A genomic stretch from Helianthus annuus cultivar XRQ/B chromosome 1, HanXRQr2.0-SUNRISE, whole genome shotgun sequence includes:
- the LOC110866034 gene encoding structural maintenance of chromosomes protein 5 isoform X2 — protein MNEPRAKRPKISRGEDDYLPGNIIEIEIRNFMTFNHLVCKPGSRLNLVIGPNGSGKSSLVCAIALGLGGEPQLLGRAATIGAFVKRGEEAGYTKITLRGNTSDEKIVITRKIDARNRSEWLHNGRAASKKEITDVIQKFNIQVNNLTQFLPQDRVCEFAKLSPVRLLEETEKAVEKNKETLNQLKALNAEQERDVERVRQRDELLAKAESMKKKLPWLKYDMKKAEYLEAKDQEKDAKKKLDEAAKLLNKIREPSEKLQNEKKEQDAKCKRFKDLLENVETSFKQMLDKENQLGVKVKGKYNDMEDLERQEHSRQQRIAKAEKDLADAELELQNVPPYEPPREEIEKLGAEILELEASAREKRYQKKEKEKLLERNKQLARQTAERLREMENVKNKRLQALKNSGAEKIVDAYQWVQAHKHEFKKEVYGPVLIEVNISTQLHASYLESHVPYYIWKAFITQDSGDRDLLFRNLKSFDVAVINHVADGNRNPEPFNISQEMSSMGLYSRLDQVFDAPHAVKEVLIGQAGLEHSYIGSKKSDENADKAHSFGIMDLWTPENHYRWSKSRYGGHVSASVEAVSDSRLLLSNTDGDELNTLRGKKKELDETIFGIEASFKSIQSEIKELEDSAAQFQKQRENLVNEAQLEKRKLKELQNRVNQKRLKLQSMGKEEDVAVALSKLVQDAENFNIQRFKCAMEIKKLLTQATAYRRSYAERCMASVELEIKIKEMETSIKHQEKLALQASLHFENCKKEAEDHRQQLAAAKRAAESVTVITPALEQEFLQMPSTIEELNAAIQDITSQANSILFLNHNILEEYERRQRKIEELSVKLESDEKELTARLEELSSLKGKWLPTLRNLVAQINETFSKNFQEMAVAGEVSLDEHGNDFDNYGILIKVKFRQAGELQVLSAHHQSGGERSVSTILYLVSLQDLTNCPFRVVDEINQGMDPINERKMFQQLVRAASQPNTPQCFLLTPKLLSDLEYGEACTILTVMNGPWIKQPSEVWKFGGSWGSVMGLLGESHRVR, from the exons ATGAACGAACCACGGGCTAAACGCCCTAAAATCAGCAG GGGAGAAGATGATTATCTGCCAGGGAACATAATAGAGATTGAGATTAGAAACTTTATGACTTTTAATCATTTGGTATGCAAGCCTGGTTCTCGGTTGAACCTTGTGATTGGACCGAATGGGTCTGGTAAAAGCTCGTTAGTGTGCGCGATTGCGCTAGGCTTGGGCGGCGAACCTCAG CTGCTTGGGCGGGCTGCAACTATCGGTGCGTTTGTTAAGCGTGGAGAAGAAGCTGGGTATACCAAAATTACGTTGAGAGGTAACACTTCTGATGAGAAGATTGTTATAACGCGTAAGATAGATGCACGTAACAGGTCCGAGTGGCTGCATAATG GCAGAGCGGCTTCTAAGAAAGAAATAACTGATGTAATCCAAAAGTTCAATATTCAAGTCAACAATCTGACTCAA TTTTTACCACAAGATCGCGTTTGCGAATTTGCTAAACTATCTCCGGTTAGACTTCTAGAAGAAACCGAAAAA GCTGTTGAGAAGAACAAAGAAACACTCAATCAGCTAAAGGCACTAAATGCCGAACAAGAAAGAGACGTGGAGCGTGTTCGTCAACGAGATGAACTTTTAGCAaag GCAGAGTCTATGAAGAAGAAATTGCCATGGCTGAAATACGACATGAAGAAGGCTGAGTATCTCGAGGCTAAAGATCAAGAGAAGGATGCAAAGAAGAAGCTTGATGAAGCAGCCAAATTGTTAAATAAAATTAGAGAACCTAGCGA AAAACTACAAAACGAAAAGAAGGAACAAGATGCTAAATGCAAAAGGTTCAAAGATCTTTTAGAAAACGTTGAAACGTCGTTCAAGCAAATGTTGGATAAAGAAAATCAGCTG ggTGTTAAAGTGAAAGGGAAGTATAATGACATGGAGGATTTAGAGAGGCAAGAACACTCACGTCAGCAACGAATAGCAAAAGCTGAAAAAGATCTAGCTGACGCTGAGCTGGAACTGCAAAATGTACCACCATATGAACCTCCCCGAGAAGAAATT GAAAAGTTAGGTGCTGAAATATTGGAGCTGGAAGCTTCTGCAAGAGAAAAACGATatcaaaagaaagaaaaagagaagcTTTTAGAACGAAATAAACAATTAGCAAGGCAAACCGCAGAAAG ATTAAGGGAGATGGAAAATGTTAAAAATAAACGTTTACAGGCGTTAAAAAATTCTGGAGCTGAAAAAATCGTTGATGCTTATCAATGGGTACAAGCACACAAACATGAATTTAAGAAGGAGGTGTATGGGCCTGTATTAATTGAG GTCAACATTTCAACCCAGCTTCATGCTTCATACTTAGAGAGTCATGTACCTTATTACATTTGGAAG GCTTTTATCACACAAGATTCTGGTGACCGTGACCTCTTGTTCAGAAACCTCAAGTCATTTGATGTTGCCGTAATTAACCACGTTGCTGATGGAAATCGCAACCCAGAGCCATTTAATATTTCTCAAGAG ATGTCATCCATGGGCTTATATTCAAGGCTTGACCAAGTTTTTGACGCTCCACATGCCGTCAAAGAGGTTTTGATTGGGCAAGCGGGTCTTGAACATTCA TACATAGGGTCTAAAAAGAGCGATGAAAACGCTGACAAGGCCCATAGTTTTGGGATAATGGATCTTTGGACTCCCGAAAATCACTATCGTTGGTCTAAATCACGATACGGTGGTCATGTTTCCGCATCTGTGGAAGCAGTGAGTGATTCTCGTCTTCTTTTGTCCA ATACCGATGGTGATGAATTGAACACGCTTCGGGGAAAGAAAAAGGAGTTGGATGAGACCATTTTCGGTATAGAAGCGAGTTTTAAGTCGATACAGAGTGAGATAAAAGAGTTGGAAGATTCAGCTGCCCAATTTCAAAAACAACGT GAGAATCTTGTGAATGAAGCACAACTTGAAAAAAGGAAACTCAAGGAGCTTCAAAATAGAGTTA ATCAAAAGAGGCTAAAATTACAGTCAATGGGGAAGGAGGAAGACGTAGCCGTTGCATTGTCAAAGTTGGTTCAAGACGCCGAGAACTTTAATATTCAAAGATTTAAATGTGCAATGGAGATTAAG AAATTACTCACTCAAGCTACTGCCTACAGGAGGAGTTATGCTGAAAGGTGCATGGCCTCCGTTGAACTTGAGATCAAG ATAAAAGAGATGGAAACGTCTATCAAGCATCAAGAGAAGCTTGCACTGCAAGCTTCTTTACATTTTGAAAACT GTAAAAAAGAGGCGGAAGATCATAGACAACAATTGGCAGCCGCCAAGAGAGCCGCAGAATCAGTCACTGTTATTACGCCGGCTCTTGAACAAGAATTTCTTCAG ATGCCTTCTACCATTGAGGAATTGAATGCTGCAATTCAAGATATAACGTCTCAAGCTAACTCTATTCTCTTCCTGAACCACAATATATTAGAGGAATATGAACGACGTCAAAGAAAA ATAGAGGAGCTTTCAGTCAAACTGGAATCTGATGAAAAAGAGTTGACTGCCCGTTTAGAAGAACTGAGCTCCCTAAAG GGCAAGTGGCTTCCGACACTTCGAAACCTTGTTGCTCAAATAAACGAGACTTTCAGCAAGAATTTTCAAGAAATGGCGGTTGCAGGAGAGGTTTCATTGG ACGAACACGGAAACGATTTTGATAACTATGGAATTCTTATTAAAGTGAAGTTCAG GCAAGCAGGCGAACTTCAAGTTTTAAGTGCTCACCACCAGTCTGGAGGG GAGCGTTCGGTTTCAACAATTCTTTATCTTGTTTCACTTCAAGATCTGACAAATTGTCCCTTTAGGGTGGTGGACGAGATAAATCAAG GAATGGACCCTATTAACGAGAGAAAGATGTTCCAGCAATTAGTCAGAGCTGCAAGTCAACCCAACACTCCACA GTGTTTTTTACTTACTCCGAAACTGTTATCTGATTTGGAATATGGCGAGGCCTGTACGATTCTGACTGTTATGAATGGCCCATGGATTAAGCAGCCATCAGAAG TATGGAAATTTGGAGGAAGTTGGGGATCTGTTATGGGATTATTGGGAGAAAGCCATCGAGTCAGATAG
- the LOC110866034 gene encoding structural maintenance of chromosomes protein 5 isoform X1, which yields MNEPRAKRPKISRGEDDYLPGNIIEIEIRNFMTFNHLVCKPGSRLNLVIGPNGSGKSSLVCAIALGLGGEPQLLGRAATIGAFVKRGEEAGYTKITLRGNTSDEKIVITRKIDARNRSEWLHNGRAASKKEITDVIQKFNIQVNNLTQFLPQDRVCEFAKLSPVRLLEETEKAVGDPQLPVLHRSLVDRSAELQRSEQAVEKNKETLNQLKALNAEQERDVERVRQRDELLAKAESMKKKLPWLKYDMKKAEYLEAKDQEKDAKKKLDEAAKLLNKIREPSEKLQNEKKEQDAKCKRFKDLLENVETSFKQMLDKENQLGVKVKGKYNDMEDLERQEHSRQQRIAKAEKDLADAELELQNVPPYEPPREEIEKLGAEILELEASAREKRYQKKEKEKLLERNKQLARQTAERLREMENVKNKRLQALKNSGAEKIVDAYQWVQAHKHEFKKEVYGPVLIEVNISTQLHASYLESHVPYYIWKAFITQDSGDRDLLFRNLKSFDVAVINHVADGNRNPEPFNISQEMSSMGLYSRLDQVFDAPHAVKEVLIGQAGLEHSYIGSKKSDENADKAHSFGIMDLWTPENHYRWSKSRYGGHVSASVEAVSDSRLLLSNTDGDELNTLRGKKKELDETIFGIEASFKSIQSEIKELEDSAAQFQKQRENLVNEAQLEKRKLKELQNRVNQKRLKLQSMGKEEDVAVALSKLVQDAENFNIQRFKCAMEIKKLLTQATAYRRSYAERCMASVELEIKIKEMETSIKHQEKLALQASLHFENCKKEAEDHRQQLAAAKRAAESVTVITPALEQEFLQMPSTIEELNAAIQDITSQANSILFLNHNILEEYERRQRKIEELSVKLESDEKELTARLEELSSLKGKWLPTLRNLVAQINETFSKNFQEMAVAGEVSLDEHGNDFDNYGILIKVKFRQAGELQVLSAHHQSGGERSVSTILYLVSLQDLTNCPFRVVDEINQGMDPINERKMFQQLVRAASQPNTPQCFLLTPKLLSDLEYGEACTILTVMNGPWIKQPSEVWKFGGSWGSVMGLLGESHRVR from the exons ATGAACGAACCACGGGCTAAACGCCCTAAAATCAGCAG GGGAGAAGATGATTATCTGCCAGGGAACATAATAGAGATTGAGATTAGAAACTTTATGACTTTTAATCATTTGGTATGCAAGCCTGGTTCTCGGTTGAACCTTGTGATTGGACCGAATGGGTCTGGTAAAAGCTCGTTAGTGTGCGCGATTGCGCTAGGCTTGGGCGGCGAACCTCAG CTGCTTGGGCGGGCTGCAACTATCGGTGCGTTTGTTAAGCGTGGAGAAGAAGCTGGGTATACCAAAATTACGTTGAGAGGTAACACTTCTGATGAGAAGATTGTTATAACGCGTAAGATAGATGCACGTAACAGGTCCGAGTGGCTGCATAATG GCAGAGCGGCTTCTAAGAAAGAAATAACTGATGTAATCCAAAAGTTCAATATTCAAGTCAACAATCTGACTCAA TTTTTACCACAAGATCGCGTTTGCGAATTTGCTAAACTATCTCCGGTTAGACTTCTAGAAGAAACCGAAAAAGCTGTTGGTGATCCTCAACTGCCTGTGCTGCATCGTTCTCTTGTTGATAGAAGTGCAGAATTGCAGCGATCTGAACAG GCTGTTGAGAAGAACAAAGAAACACTCAATCAGCTAAAGGCACTAAATGCCGAACAAGAAAGAGACGTGGAGCGTGTTCGTCAACGAGATGAACTTTTAGCAaag GCAGAGTCTATGAAGAAGAAATTGCCATGGCTGAAATACGACATGAAGAAGGCTGAGTATCTCGAGGCTAAAGATCAAGAGAAGGATGCAAAGAAGAAGCTTGATGAAGCAGCCAAATTGTTAAATAAAATTAGAGAACCTAGCGA AAAACTACAAAACGAAAAGAAGGAACAAGATGCTAAATGCAAAAGGTTCAAAGATCTTTTAGAAAACGTTGAAACGTCGTTCAAGCAAATGTTGGATAAAGAAAATCAGCTG ggTGTTAAAGTGAAAGGGAAGTATAATGACATGGAGGATTTAGAGAGGCAAGAACACTCACGTCAGCAACGAATAGCAAAAGCTGAAAAAGATCTAGCTGACGCTGAGCTGGAACTGCAAAATGTACCACCATATGAACCTCCCCGAGAAGAAATT GAAAAGTTAGGTGCTGAAATATTGGAGCTGGAAGCTTCTGCAAGAGAAAAACGATatcaaaagaaagaaaaagagaagcTTTTAGAACGAAATAAACAATTAGCAAGGCAAACCGCAGAAAG ATTAAGGGAGATGGAAAATGTTAAAAATAAACGTTTACAGGCGTTAAAAAATTCTGGAGCTGAAAAAATCGTTGATGCTTATCAATGGGTACAAGCACACAAACATGAATTTAAGAAGGAGGTGTATGGGCCTGTATTAATTGAG GTCAACATTTCAACCCAGCTTCATGCTTCATACTTAGAGAGTCATGTACCTTATTACATTTGGAAG GCTTTTATCACACAAGATTCTGGTGACCGTGACCTCTTGTTCAGAAACCTCAAGTCATTTGATGTTGCCGTAATTAACCACGTTGCTGATGGAAATCGCAACCCAGAGCCATTTAATATTTCTCAAGAG ATGTCATCCATGGGCTTATATTCAAGGCTTGACCAAGTTTTTGACGCTCCACATGCCGTCAAAGAGGTTTTGATTGGGCAAGCGGGTCTTGAACATTCA TACATAGGGTCTAAAAAGAGCGATGAAAACGCTGACAAGGCCCATAGTTTTGGGATAATGGATCTTTGGACTCCCGAAAATCACTATCGTTGGTCTAAATCACGATACGGTGGTCATGTTTCCGCATCTGTGGAAGCAGTGAGTGATTCTCGTCTTCTTTTGTCCA ATACCGATGGTGATGAATTGAACACGCTTCGGGGAAAGAAAAAGGAGTTGGATGAGACCATTTTCGGTATAGAAGCGAGTTTTAAGTCGATACAGAGTGAGATAAAAGAGTTGGAAGATTCAGCTGCCCAATTTCAAAAACAACGT GAGAATCTTGTGAATGAAGCACAACTTGAAAAAAGGAAACTCAAGGAGCTTCAAAATAGAGTTA ATCAAAAGAGGCTAAAATTACAGTCAATGGGGAAGGAGGAAGACGTAGCCGTTGCATTGTCAAAGTTGGTTCAAGACGCCGAGAACTTTAATATTCAAAGATTTAAATGTGCAATGGAGATTAAG AAATTACTCACTCAAGCTACTGCCTACAGGAGGAGTTATGCTGAAAGGTGCATGGCCTCCGTTGAACTTGAGATCAAG ATAAAAGAGATGGAAACGTCTATCAAGCATCAAGAGAAGCTTGCACTGCAAGCTTCTTTACATTTTGAAAACT GTAAAAAAGAGGCGGAAGATCATAGACAACAATTGGCAGCCGCCAAGAGAGCCGCAGAATCAGTCACTGTTATTACGCCGGCTCTTGAACAAGAATTTCTTCAG ATGCCTTCTACCATTGAGGAATTGAATGCTGCAATTCAAGATATAACGTCTCAAGCTAACTCTATTCTCTTCCTGAACCACAATATATTAGAGGAATATGAACGACGTCAAAGAAAA ATAGAGGAGCTTTCAGTCAAACTGGAATCTGATGAAAAAGAGTTGACTGCCCGTTTAGAAGAACTGAGCTCCCTAAAG GGCAAGTGGCTTCCGACACTTCGAAACCTTGTTGCTCAAATAAACGAGACTTTCAGCAAGAATTTTCAAGAAATGGCGGTTGCAGGAGAGGTTTCATTGG ACGAACACGGAAACGATTTTGATAACTATGGAATTCTTATTAAAGTGAAGTTCAG GCAAGCAGGCGAACTTCAAGTTTTAAGTGCTCACCACCAGTCTGGAGGG GAGCGTTCGGTTTCAACAATTCTTTATCTTGTTTCACTTCAAGATCTGACAAATTGTCCCTTTAGGGTGGTGGACGAGATAAATCAAG GAATGGACCCTATTAACGAGAGAAAGATGTTCCAGCAATTAGTCAGAGCTGCAAGTCAACCCAACACTCCACA GTGTTTTTTACTTACTCCGAAACTGTTATCTGATTTGGAATATGGCGAGGCCTGTACGATTCTGACTGTTATGAATGGCCCATGGATTAAGCAGCCATCAGAAG TATGGAAATTTGGAGGAAGTTGGGGATCTGTTATGGGATTATTGGGAGAAAGCCATCGAGTCAGATAG